Below is a window of Vanacampus margaritifer isolate UIUO_Vmar chromosome 11, RoL_Vmar_1.0, whole genome shotgun sequence DNA.
catGTGCAAGAAATCGCAATAAAGCCCAAACTTACACTGTTGAAGGCCAACTTGATGTTTCCGGCATCGAGTGTGGTGGCTCTCTTGTCCGAGCTGATGACGGTTCCAAAGTCATCAAAGCTGGTGTTGATTTCAACCAGGAAGCTCTTGTCCTGgaaacaacattttgaaaaaatgctgAGTCAAAGAAATCAAATTTGCGACCAGACTGCACCGTTTGCGCTCACCTTCAGGATATCTTTAATGATCCTCTTCTCGTCGTGGTAACGCGCCTTCAGGTCTTCCACGTAGAATTTGAAAAGGTCCAGAGGGGTGGAGCCTGCAGAAAAAGACGTGGGGCATTTCCCAGCAATCTGGATGCCGGTCCGTGTGTGCTGCAGATTTTGCCGTCCGGCGGTGACGTGCGTTACCTGGCTGGCCCAGCATGTTGGCAAAGCGGATGTCGGAGCTGAGGGTGGGGTACATCTCCATCCAGGCCGACATGGAATGAAGCTGGCCGTGGTCGTGGAGCTCGTCCAGAAATTTCTGGGGCGGCAAAAGAACACGTTTGACAGTTTGGGCTTGGTcggcacaaaaacacaaaaaatgttttgccttcAAGCTCTGCCGGCATCATGTTAGCGATTTCACATCCTCGTGACCTTTTCACAGTTTATTGGCACCCTTGATTGGTGCAAAGTTAAGATAATCGAGCAATGAAAAAAGTCAAGATCATTTTGGAGATTGGTGCAAATATACATTGGATCACATGattattcaatgaaaaaaaaaataatcgattaaGTTCAGATTTAATGTAGCAACTCGTACCCGTGGTCAAGTAGCAGCTCACCTGAAAGGACTCTCGGTTCTTGCGCTGTCGCCTCCTCTCCCTCAGGAGCGTCTTCTGcttgtcctcctcttcctccttctccaGGGCGCGGATGTGCTCCTCGAAGCAAATCAGCGCGTCCTCTTTGTCCATGTCTGCAaaagtcgtcgtcgtcgtcgtcatcatcatcacaatgaGTCCAAAATAGCAACGAAACGGAATGACTGACAACTCGCGTAACCAAACCAAcaacatgacatttaaaaataaaaactttttgcaGAAATTGTGCATGCAGATGTGGCCAACattacttccttgacaccaattactgcTTTACTATTAATGAGGGCGTTGGCACCGTCTTCCCTCACTATTTGATGAGGACAACCTAATATTAATTGAAGAATAAAATATCTACGAGTAATTGATGGAAGGTTcaacattgacttaaaaatgCTGCATAATAGCGGCAAAAGCACTCATTTTGTCTAAATGGATCACCTAagatcacttcaacatagttccttggcaccatcagtgccacaagatggcgccaaagcaatacttttatgATCATCAACGTGGaactgtgaatatgtgtggcTTCACTGttggtgaatttgtgaatagcGAACTGGAAATAGGCGGGAgttcacttaactcattcactcgcagccattttcagtgaagcaatcccctttgctcccggctgttttactggattttgactgattttgcaaggcccacagaatagtgtgttctattgctataaaaacatgaaacctaccaaaagaatgattaagagtctcttctttcatcaggacaaaacTTACATTACATTGCattaattagcattataatatagctaagtttcatcattattcacaaatctatttagaaatgtgagtaaaagaggttttttttcaacatggctctggttgatctcgtttgctctgctgccacctgctggccgtttgtgttataactaccatttcttcaacctttctttgcagttgagaggctgcgtcaaagctcTAGCATGAACCCCCCcacacaaaaaacgtataaatacgtctttcttaaaacatttgaactaGAACGTATTGATACAttcttgggagcaaatgagctagGAAAGAAAAATGCCTACTTTGCAGCTCTTCGTCCTCTGCAAAAGTAGGATTGTCCAGCAGGTACTGTTGAGCTTCTGACCAGGTGGTGCGGTAGGTGACGTTGGCCATGTTGTCCAGAATGTTCTTCAGGGCTTCCCAGTTCCTCTTCCTCAGCTGCTTGGCTTGCTCCTGAAGGAGGGAAAAGGCAGTCGGACGTCGTCAGGAGGTCCCGCCGCATGGCAAAGATGCCTTCACGGGACTCACCTTCTCCTTCTTGGCCAGGTAGAACAAGACATCTTCATAGATCTCCTGTCGGTCTCTCTCGGGAACGCAGCTCCACACTTCCTGGTCGTTGAACATCTGCTCTGCTTTCCTgtagataaaaatgcacaatcatCATTTTGGACTTTTCTGGAAGCTTTCCACGAGCAATCCAAAGATACAATTAAACCCTTGTTGCTTTTTGAGAGTCAAACAGCGGCCGTCTCTAATAAATTTGACCCCAATAAACACTTGATaatctgcagttgagtaaattaACATTTGTGGGGTAAAGTCAGCTTTAAAAATAGGTTGGCTAAAATTTGCTGGCTCGAAGAGCTGCCGGAACCATGTTTGGGCTGTCCATGTTTtatacacaaacttttttttttgccgccgCATCTGATCATTATTTCTTTTGTTagtgcaccatctagtggccgaATGGCAGATGTTATTTGGCTGCTTAAAAGCGCTCACTGACTTCGGACTTAGTTGTTTTCTGTAAAAGACAATACAGCACATTGAACTTCCCCAAAACTTTGGAAAGGAAGTCCTGAATGTCTTAAAAAGCACGTGGGCTGTAATTATTCCAAAATATCCAACActtaaccagtagagggcagtcttagagaaacaggaagttgttgaacctcatgtagctaacagctagctccaCCCTTGTTTACTCATGGAATAATGTTGATGCATAGTttgtaagtgacttttaagacacgcTTACATAAGCAATGTAGAGATAATGATgcatgtgtgaactaaatggtagttggtgtttgtttaccttaaagtGGTAATCACTAGTGCGCTAACGCTAATCGCAATTGCTAGCCATTTAGCACAGgttaattttgttggtgtttaataatgcatagaAGATAAATTATGAGTActtatatccactcaattcaatttATGTCCAACCTTAGTGGGTTAAAAAATGGACAGCACTACTTGTGGCCGATATTTGAGGAATTGCACTAAGTATGAAATGCCATCAAGAGACACACGCAGATTGCCATCTTTGCCGTCACGATCTGGCCGCCTGTGGCCGGCTGGCCCACATTATTGCTCGGCTCTCCACGTCAGCCTCTGAAGCTCGCAGCAAGTCAAGGTCAAATGAGTGAGGCTCGGTCTGTCCAATTGACTTCTATccaaatgtcaaagtgaagatgACGTTTTATCACATCAACATTCATGTGATGGACGTTGAAGTCCATTCAAAAGGAAGCGTGCCAGGACCCGACCATGGCGTGCACACACCATGACCTCATACTGACACGCTCTGCTTAATTGCATTGACTATTCAGGGAATCCCAAATCAATACAgccagacagaaaaaaaaaaaacgtacttgtATCTGGTAGTGGAAGTCATCTTCTCGTGATTCTCCAGGAACCTCTGGAAGGTTTCTTTTGACTCTTTGTATTTAATTCTGGCCTCCTCTTTCTCTTCCTTCTCCGTTTGGACCTTGTAGGCGTTGAACGCTTGCTTCTTCTCGCTCAACTTGGGGAGAGCgcttgagggaaaaaaaaaacgacaatttAAGGTCAGAATGGTTCACACCCGATGACGAATTCATAGGAGAATGTGCTACCTGTAGCGAGGGTCGTTGATAATCAATTTCATAGCCTGTTCCCATGAAGAGTTGGAGGACACACCCTGAAACAAAAAGACaacgtcacaatttttttttttttaacatttgttcaaCCAAAACCAAACAAGAACaagcacagggatgtgatttttccgctaattcgcggaattccgctttttttatctcccccccccaaaaaaaaaattccgattttttttttttttttagtagtagtagtagttcattgtgtatgcacatgactccggcagataacatcttctgctataataaagacatttgtggtatgctctaatatgagttacttttcatttggtcatgatacaattatttgttcatgaaatttgaactcttcaacattatttatgtgttaacttagtaatcacattagttagatatgatgatattctcagtgatagtttttaaaagcaaagacagtccaatgtttttgaatgtgactgattttgagttgactaaaactgccattttatatgggatagttcaatatacattgaaaatttatgctgttttgtctatttctttgtcatgtgagtgcattgaaagtacttgaaaacacggaaaacccatgagctccggggggctgcgccccccttgtccccccaccatggcactgccctggacctagctgggtgccagcggcccccagacccccggctaaattttcagataatttcactttggtcaaatcacatccctgcaagcactatagaaaacaGATAAGTCAAAATAAATGGCTTGTTTATTTTCCCGATGTTGATTTTTGAATGGAGTCCTTCCTAGTGGTGACCCAGATGGCAGCAGACATTTTCATAATGACTAATAGACGCTGGGTTAAGAGGTGTTAAGGGGGGGGAGGGGTCATTCTGTTAAGTGTCACAAAGGATTTACGCAAGCCGCTCGCCTCTCCCAGGGCGGCGCTGCCGCATCCATTATCCACGTGCGGCCATCTCCACACTTGTCGCCGCTATTCCAACTCACTGAAGCGCGTCGCTAACTCGTGACGCTTTAATCCCAGAAAGGTGCGCGTGCGGTCCGAATAAAAGCTCATCATGAAGACAAGAGCCATTAACATCTTACGGGAGAAGGCAAGGAAAATCCCATAGGGGAGCAACACAATTCAAAAGAGGTATTATAACAGCAATGGTGGTTGCAGTCACTTTTGCCCGACAACAGGAGGTGAAAATCAGATGCTCAGCTGCAACTTCCGGGGGGGGGGCTCGAGGGACTGGATCACATGAAAATGCACTCGATGTGCTGATTAACACATCAGGCAAACTCACTGGCTGTTCCACATCACCATCCGGATAGAGTCTAGTAAATGTCCATTTTTATGAGGGAATTTGTCTTTTGTTGATTAGATTGATTGAAGCAGCTGAAGCTAAATggattttgttagtttgttaaCAGaaatccagaatttttttttaccaatctccccctcttaactcattcacttccaatccagttaaaatggatctttgacgtctagagTCATCAATGATAGCAAAcgagttaaaaatgaaaagttaaTTGTCCGTTCCTTTCCACCATTTAAGACATTCAGTCATTTTCCCAGTCACTTTAATGGCTTTTTAGTTTGGGCTGAAATTAAAGCACTTAATACTGGAGACATTTTGTCTGATTAAAAGGAAATACAAAACTAATGTAGGAAGTTGATGAAATGGAAATTGGTCGGTAAAACAAAACACGTTGCTCATGTCAGCAAGACCTTTTGAGACTGTGAAGGGAGTCGAGTGCTGTAGTGGTCGGCGGTTTTACTGTTGTGACGCCCGCCTTGCATTGGAAAGTGGCCCACATGATTTATATTATGATTTATATTTACTCTCTGATTTATAATAGAAGTTGCAACTGTCTCTGTGAAAAAAAACTCGATTGAACTGAACAACCATAACACATTGCAGcgattacaacaacaaaaaacgaccCCTGGTGTTCACATTTTGAAGtacacttattttattttcccgAAAAAGCAAgtgtcttaaaaaaacacatccacTCGGGATGCACCGATACCATTTTCCCCCCAGACGTATTACAAGTACTCGCCATTACGTCTTGCAATTGGGATGAAAATACGCCTTTCTTGAACAAGGCATGGATTTCCCTCAAAATACTTTTTAGAGTGACAGCTTCAGTCGACTCATTATTGACATTGTAACATCCGACGGCATGTTTTTCTTGCCACATTCTTCAATTTAAATGTAGCCTGTAAATTGTATCAAGGCATTTCAGTCCGAACACTAGCAGCACATCAATAAGAGATGAAGAAGAAGGTAGAGTCTAGTGGAAGGTTGATATCAGGTTCGAAaagtgctattgtattgtagcGTCAAAGCCCTTTTTTCACCTGCAAGTGCAGACCAAACGGTTATCAATGGTGGCACGGGTGCGGTGCATCCCTGGTGTCTACACGCTGCTTCTTGTGGCCTCCTTTTAAGCCCACACTTACCTTCTCCTTCAGCAACTCCTTGAAGGCCTGCTTGGCCTCCTCCTTGGTGTTCCATTTGAAAACCTTCTTCTGAATTTCAGGACGCGGTTCTTCCTTCTTGACTTCAGCACTGACGGTGAAGGAAGCGCAAACACGTTTCATCCACTTTGACGCTTTCTAAGCTACGTGACAACAAAAATTGTTCTTCTTGTACCTGGCCGGGACCTCTGCAGGGACGACGGCGCTCTCTGACGAAGCCACAGGTGCATCGGCGGTCTTGTTGACCTCAGCTGTGTGATGCGCAGCCGCCAGGGACGTTTGATCCTCGGGGCCCGCTTCCGCCGCCTCTGGCTCGACGACGGGGGCCGCCGACACTTGCGTGCTTTCAGCTTGCAGCACGGGCTCGGCGGCCATGTTGGGGGCGACCACTTCTGTCGTCCTACAATCATaagatgaatttaaaaaaatggacacattCCTATTGACTATCCAGGACAAGAAACAGTCATCGTGCTAACTGAAGGCAAACAGGAAGCACTTACCCGTTCTCCTCCGCTTTGATCatggctgacaaaaaaaaaagagaatgcgGTTAAggtcttttgttttcatttcaaagcGCCACTGAGATAAGAGCGCGACGCAGGGTTAATACACCGCGGGAGACGCCGTGTTTCCCTTGAGCATAAATAAAGGCCAAGCCCTTCTTTTGCATGCCAATTTAATGCCATCATGAATTATTGAAGACTCATCTGtgaggcggcggccattttaccttCCAGATCTTCCAGATCTTTGGGCTTGGTCCATCTGGACTCCTTTGTCTGCGAGTTGTAGTAGTACGGCTTGCCCGTGTCCGACTTGTACTCTTTCCAAGGACATTTAGACAACATTTGCTGAGAAGTACAAGCACACATTGTcggttcttctttttttttttttttaaacacgttgCACACAACAAGCAAAACGTTAGAAAGGAAAAACTTGTTTCATTATGGCTACTCAATTAATtcactgtttgtgtgtgtgtgggtaaaTAAATAGACTAGAAATTTAACAACTCAAACCGTGGGCGGTTAATccaaaaaa
It encodes the following:
- the prpf40a gene encoding pre-mRNA-processing factor 40 homolog A isoform X1, yielding MSSSEANNGPSQAAPYPGVPPSGMLPPFMGPPGIPPHFPPMAMPPLGQRPPSMSTMPPGIMPPGILPSMSAPPMGQMQGMMPPMMGMMLPPRLPAATVQPTGPPGVDTPAAPGTTSTTNGSPQEEQPKKKSLWTEHKSLDGKTYYYNTETKQSTWEKPEDLKSPAEQMLSKCPWKEYKSDTGKPYYYNSQTKESRWTKPKDLEDLEAMIKAEENGTTEVVAPNMAAEPVLQAESTQVSAAPVVEPEAAEAGPEDQTSLAAAHHTAEVNKTADAPVASSESAVVPAEVPASAEVKKEEPRPEIQKKVFKWNTKEEAKQAFKELLKEKGVSSNSSWEQAMKLIINDPRYSALPKLSEKKQAFNAYKVQTEKEEKEEARIKYKESKETFQRFLENHEKMTSTTRYKKAEQMFNDQEVWSCVPERDRQEIYEDVLFYLAKKEKEQAKQLRKRNWEALKNILDNMANVTYRTTWSEAQQYLLDNPTFAEDEELQNMDKEDALICFEEHIRALEKEEEEDKQKTLLRERRRQRKNRESFQKFLDELHDHGQLHSMSAWMEMYPTLSSDIRFANMLGQPGSTPLDLFKFYVEDLKARYHDEKRIIKDILKDKSFLVEINTSFDDFGTVISSDKRATTLDAGNIKLAFNSLKEKAEAREREREKEEARKMKRKEAAFKTMLKQATPALEPEDAWEAVRERFLKEAAFEDITLESERKRIFKDFMHVLEHECQHHHSKTKKHSKKSKKHHRKRSRSRSASESEEEEYHKKKKRSASKTPSERSSSGESERSYKKSKKHKKKAKKRRHKSGSPESDVADKKGRDAKRDKDNEKDKDGDKARGKSHSDAKHKSPKRKAAKEEGGWDTSGSELSEGELEKRRRTLLEQLDAP
- the prpf40a gene encoding pre-mRNA-processing factor 40 homolog A isoform X2 codes for the protein MMGPPGIPPHFPPMAMPPLGQRPPSMSTMPPGIMPPGILPSMSAPPMGQMQGMMPPMMGMMLPPRLPAATVQPTGPPGVDTPAAPGTTSTTNGSPQEEQPKKKSLWTEHKSLDGKTYYYNTETKQSTWEKPEDLKSPAEQMLSKCPWKEYKSDTGKPYYYNSQTKESRWTKPKDLEDLEAMIKAEENGTTEVVAPNMAAEPVLQAESTQVSAAPVVEPEAAEAGPEDQTSLAAAHHTAEVNKTADAPVASSESAVVPAEVPASAEVKKEEPRPEIQKKVFKWNTKEEAKQAFKELLKEKGVSSNSSWEQAMKLIINDPRYSALPKLSEKKQAFNAYKVQTEKEEKEEARIKYKESKETFQRFLENHEKMTSTTRYKKAEQMFNDQEVWSCVPERDRQEIYEDVLFYLAKKEKEQAKQLRKRNWEALKNILDNMANVTYRTTWSEAQQYLLDNPTFAEDEELQNMDKEDALICFEEHIRALEKEEEEDKQKTLLRERRRQRKNRESFQKFLDELHDHGQLHSMSAWMEMYPTLSSDIRFANMLGQPGSTPLDLFKFYVEDLKARYHDEKRIIKDILKDKSFLVEINTSFDDFGTVISSDKRATTLDAGNIKLAFNSLKEKAEAREREREKEEARKMKRKEAAFKTMLKQATPALEPEDAWEAVRERFLKEAAFEDITLESERKRIFKDFMHVLEHECQHHHSKTKKHSKKSKKHHRKRSRSRSASESEEEEYHKKKKRSASKTPSERSSSGESERSYKKSKKHKKKAKKRRHKSGSPESDVADKKGRDAKRDKDNEKDKDGDKARGKSHSDAKHKSPKRKAAKEEGGWDTSGSELSEGELEKRRRTLLEQLDAP